gccgcttttttttgtaGTAACCCTAATGCAAAATTTTGCTGAAATGTGAGTATTGTTTGAACAATTTGAGATTCTTATTGAAACTTACCCGTTGTGCTTGTCAGCTGAATACTCGACTGTACGAACAGAACCATCGGCCTCGTGCAGGCTGTAGTAGCCCTTCACGACGTCACCGTCGCGGGACTCGTGCTGGGACTTCTTGTCGCCGGTGTGCGGGTCCTCCACCTTGTACTCGAACTCGTACTTAGGGTACGCCTGAAATAaacagtaggtatattttaaatatattgttccattcgttttttgacaaaaataggAAGTAGGTAATGATTGTAGAAATAATACTGTATGTTTCCTTGCTTAAAGACAACGTCTACCCCAAATCatttacaagcacaaatgtgaGCTGTCCATCCACACCAACCAAcaaaatttaatcaaaatcgtaactacaataaaatacaaaggtTGGAAGAGACAAAACAAGGACCTATTTCAGTTTTATAATGTTCTACGGGACAttaattatatcatattaatataatcatagtaaattaattaacaaaatacaattcaaTGCTTACGTAATAATCTTCATGGTGCTCTTCATGATGAGGTTGGTGCAATTCGTGTTGAAACGACGCAATATCATTATGCAAAGGAGTGGAGAAATGATGCACAGGAGATTCATAATGTAATGGATTAGACTCGTATTGAATCGTAGGTTGATGATGCAGGGATACTGTTTGGATTGCTGGGGCGGATTGATAGTGCAGGGAAACCGATTGTTCGACAGGAGCTTGGTGATGCACAGATACTGTTTGCTGAAGTACAGGAATGGGCTTAAGCGCTGGCTGGACAGGTTTGGCTTGGAAGTTGACAGGTGTAAAGTAATGTTGAACAGGAACCGGAGGTTCTTGGTTTTGGTGAACGGGAGCGGGCTCGGAAGGTATGTGGGTACGGACTACTGGAGGCGGTAGTTTTTCAACTTCTTCGGGAGTAGGAAGGATGTAATTAGGAACTTGTTCTTTAGATGAAACAGAAGATGATGAGAGTGATGAAATAGATTCGTGGTGGGTAGGTATTTCGTAGGTGGTATACGATGGGATATGATGTTCGATCTTCTTTGGCGCTTCATGTGTGATGACGGTGGAATATGAGTGTGAATGGTGCTCTTGACAATGGGCCACCGCTGTGATAGCCAAAACGGCCAATACCTACAAAAGtgtacaaaattaatataataaaatacatatttaaatattattaggtaGTTTTGGATGTCCATTAGATTAAGGTGCTAGCCCGGCGTCTACATTTGagtcatttcatttatttggtAACTGTCAAATTATGCTAAAAACtttaatcaattattttaatacgttattACCGGCACCCAACAATTCAAACATAACTAACACAATAAATTGATACGAATTTATTACGTACGTACCCTTGTAATCATAATGATGCTAACTAGTCTAAAGCACTTGCAAAATTAACTCTGCCTcaacaaaagctctcgattttaTACATCGCATAATTTACTATAAACTGGTTTGTTCAGTTTCGGAAGCCGACATACAATATGCATTTTTGCAATTCTGGTTTAAGTGGTGTAACCTGCATATGGATcgattacataataatatgagTAATAAATTAGGTCTCCATTATGTATTATTACTTTACTGCTTTGAAATATGAATTGATTGACGTTCAGTTTGTAAACGTTTGTCGAGATTGGTACTCTAAATTATGTTTAAGTTTACTTCTCCTTAATATATCAGAGGGGGCGTAAGACAGTTAACACAATAGCTAACCGTATATTTCCTGTTAGGTAAATAAACGGTTAttatatgtttataattatgaatgaatataAACACCTAAAACTTCCAGGATATTAGTTCATTAATATGAATAaccattttaattatttatatatttcgtagCAGGATATCCATAGCATGTTAGTGCGTGTATGGGTACAACTTAAAATGTAGTAATAGTTAAGTATATACTTgataattaacttttatttgaCGCTTACTGgccacattaaaaaaaaaactttgatttTAACAGCAAACGTAGAGAGTCgtctgtacagtcagcatcaaatataATAAAGCTATAGTCACGACACAGTGACACATCAATTCACCTCGCGTGTTACAACAGTTATAACACGCGAGGTGAATTGATAGCCTGTTTTATAATATGATTTTAAATtagcttaattttatttttcttaggtATTCGGGGCTATTCCAATCGGAAATCAAAAATCGGAAGGAAGTTACCTAATTCGTAAGGCACCtgaaaatataagaaaatagcTTCTCACTTCTAAGGGTCCCGTAGTCAACTACGAGTAGGAACACTTATCATTTTGTTACGTGCGTTGGTTTGTCCGCCTGTCCGTCCGCTCAGTAGTAAAATAACTATACTTTGGCATGGGTGCGCCAACAAAGTGGTCAAAAAAGGCCTagtggcctagttggtagtgatgCCTATGAGCCCGATGGTACGGGTTAAAATCCCAGGGGTATCATCGTAAACAATAGGGGTGttcaatattaattttctaATAGAGTGGATATTATATGTAAGATGTAAGTATTTTATCgtaagtatattatatcaatatgtatatattaattagaatgtttttaaacaaacatattttaatattaagaaTTCAATGta
This portion of the Cydia pomonella isolate Wapato2018A chromosome 7, ilCydPomo1, whole genome shotgun sequence genome encodes:
- the LOC133519920 gene encoding uncharacterized protein LOC133519920 isoform X2 is translated as MITRVLAVLAITAVAHCQEHHSHSYSTVITHEAPKKIEHHIPSYTTYEIPTHHESISSLSSSSVSSKEQVPNYILPTPEEVEKLPPPVVRTHIPSEPAPVHQNQEPPVPVQHYFTPVNFQAKPVQPALKPIPVLQQTVSVHHQAPVEQSVSLHYQSAPAIQTVSLHHQPTIQYESNPLHYESPVHHFSTPLHNDIASFQHELHQPHHEEHHEDYYAYPKYEFEYKVEDPHTGDKKSQHESRDGDVVKGYYSLHEADGSVRTVEYSADKHNG
- the LOC133519920 gene encoding uncharacterized protein LOC133519920 isoform X1 yields the protein MITRVLAVLAITAVAHCQEHHSHSYSTVITHEAPKKIEHHIPSYTTYEIPTHHESISSLSSSSVSSKEQVPNYILPTPEEVEKLPPPVVRTHIPSEPAPVHQNQEPPVPVQHYFTPVNFQAKPVQPALKPIPVLQQTVSVHHQAPVEQSVSLHYQSAPAIQTVSLHHQPTIQYESNPLHYESPVHHFSTPLHNDIASFQHELHQPHHEEHHEDYYAYPKYEFEYKVEDPHTGDKKSQHESRDGDVVKGYYSLHEADGSVRTVEYSADKHNGFNANVKNDHHQSHH